A window of the Streptomyces sp. Ag109_O5-10 genome harbors these coding sequences:
- a CDS encoding phytanoyl-CoA dioxygenase family protein, with translation MAGILSDSQVDFYRENGFCVVDGIFDTELVEKARSVVDGLLSSADLARVAEAEPEDSSKARRIWAPTSRDELFSDIAEDPRLLDAVEQLIGSDIVLQYSKLNVKPPRVGSVVEWHQDFAFYPHTNTDLVATLIYLDDATRANACLRVVAGSHRHGLLPHEAEGYFVGKVSSPAEVGLDESAIVDCEGPAGSVVFIHPLLLHSSEKNLSDMYRRVFIPSYRAADALPVYYGPHAAHNEPTAKLVRGSASRTVRSEAGQWRLPIAAAEFNSLYQVQEGSHVSDGTKLSTGYFSHEYDTKDAVRTSM, from the coding sequence ATGGCCGGCATACTCAGCGATAGTCAGGTCGATTTCTACCGTGAGAACGGGTTCTGTGTCGTCGACGGAATTTTCGACACCGAACTGGTCGAGAAGGCGCGATCCGTGGTCGACGGCCTGCTCTCCTCCGCCGACCTCGCCCGGGTGGCCGAGGCGGAGCCGGAGGACAGCTCCAAGGCTCGCCGTATCTGGGCCCCGACCTCGCGGGACGAGCTCTTCTCCGACATCGCGGAGGACCCCCGGCTCCTCGACGCGGTCGAGCAACTGATCGGTTCCGACATCGTGCTGCAGTACTCGAAGCTCAACGTGAAGCCGCCGCGCGTGGGCAGCGTCGTCGAGTGGCACCAGGACTTCGCGTTCTACCCGCACACGAACACCGATCTGGTCGCCACGCTGATCTATCTCGACGACGCGACCAGGGCGAACGCCTGCCTGCGGGTGGTCGCCGGGTCGCACCGGCACGGCCTTCTCCCGCACGAGGCGGAGGGTTATTTCGTGGGCAAGGTCTCGTCGCCGGCGGAGGTGGGCCTGGACGAGTCGGCGATCGTCGACTGCGAGGGGCCCGCCGGATCGGTGGTGTTCATCCACCCCCTCCTCCTGCACTCCTCGGAGAAGAACCTCTCGGACATGTACCGCCGCGTCTTCATCCCCTCCTACCGCGCGGCCGACGCCCTTCCCGTCTACTACGGCCCGCACGCCGCGCACAACGAGCCGACGGCGAAGCTCGTGCGCGGCAGTGCCTCCAGGACCGTGCGCAGCGAGGCCGGCCAGTGGCGACTCCCGATCGCGGCCGCGGAGTTCAACTCGTTGTACCAGGTTCAGGAAGGCTCTCACGTGAGCGACGGAACGAAGCTGTCCACCGGCTACTTCTCCCACGAGTACGACACGAAGGACGCGGTGCGCACCTCGATGTGA
- a CDS encoding methylaspartate mutase subunit E → MPLPTPRSIALGGIGADAHSVGLTLLKHAITEAGHAVHFMGTQNNLDDFFRHAGDVDVVMISCMDGHLRHYLRQFPDLLLRYPDIDALWYAGGNLDVGNSERIRGEARRLGFRRVFPTYVDIPTILSVLAEDLLTRPPAVRARPVAAFRPAQPGTAPPDQRLTEEDLLKQRPAVLESWPTGARARDLADNAAFLLRQPSFAHAHAPGPRGARPFLVQPRSGVALAAEQRTAFVALRRAGADVLSYQIDSLTRNNDYRKAHDAIAESRESGASTLNGFPMVNHGVDVLRELISEVRTPLQTRHSTRDPRLLAEISCAGGVTGFEGGAITYNIPYFKDYSPAQSLRRWQYVDRLVGLYREKFGVVIDREFFGTLTAVLIPPSLAIVVNVIEAMLAAGQGVGSVSLGYAEQGNRSQDIAAVRVLRELGQKYLANLGYPGVQVNVVFHQHMAAFPQDRARAAQLIVASAATGRLSGASRLITKTPVEATSIPSVSDNQEGLQLSRLGALEANGVEVDERTVREEATVLRAEVDQILESVLLAGDGSLTDGVVKAFALGYLDVPFSPSVYNRGEVLTARDVQGAVRYLNTGRLRFSSDVIEFHRSRMSERRRTEQPPVRSEWQLVERDVLRIPSGHYRKWPLDA, encoded by the coding sequence ATGCCATTGCCGACGCCACGGTCGATCGCACTCGGCGGGATCGGCGCCGATGCCCATTCAGTGGGTCTGACACTGCTGAAACACGCCATCACGGAGGCCGGCCACGCGGTCCATTTCATGGGCACGCAGAACAACCTCGACGACTTTTTCCGGCATGCGGGCGACGTGGATGTCGTGATGATTTCGTGCATGGACGGGCATCTGCGCCATTATCTGAGGCAGTTTCCGGACCTGCTGCTCAGGTATCCCGACATCGACGCGCTCTGGTATGCCGGTGGGAACCTGGACGTGGGCAATTCCGAGCGGATACGCGGTGAAGCGCGCCGGCTCGGCTTCCGGCGGGTCTTTCCGACGTACGTCGACATTCCGACGATTCTCTCGGTGCTGGCCGAGGATCTCCTGACCAGGCCTCCGGCGGTACGCGCCAGACCGGTCGCCGCCTTCCGGCCCGCCCAGCCGGGCACCGCACCGCCCGACCAGCGGCTCACCGAAGAGGACCTGCTCAAACAGCGGCCCGCGGTGCTGGAGTCCTGGCCGACCGGCGCTCGTGCGCGGGACCTGGCGGACAACGCGGCTTTCCTGCTGCGGCAGCCGTCCTTCGCGCACGCGCACGCACCGGGCCCCCGGGGGGCGCGACCGTTCCTGGTGCAGCCGCGCTCGGGCGTGGCGCTTGCCGCCGAGCAGCGCACGGCCTTCGTGGCCCTGCGCCGGGCCGGCGCGGACGTGCTGTCCTACCAGATCGATTCGCTCACCAGGAACAACGACTACCGGAAGGCCCACGACGCGATCGCGGAGAGTCGGGAAAGCGGTGCCTCCACGCTCAACGGATTCCCCATGGTGAATCACGGGGTCGACGTTCTCCGCGAGCTGATATCGGAGGTGCGGACACCGCTGCAGACCCGACACAGCACTCGCGACCCACGGCTCCTCGCCGAGATCTCGTGCGCCGGTGGCGTCACCGGTTTCGAGGGGGGCGCGATCACGTACAACATCCCCTATTTCAAGGACTACTCACCGGCCCAGTCCCTCAGGAGATGGCAGTACGTCGATCGGCTGGTCGGTCTCTACCGCGAGAAGTTCGGAGTGGTCATCGACCGTGAATTCTTCGGCACTCTCACCGCGGTCCTGATCCCGCCGAGTCTGGCGATCGTCGTCAATGTGATCGAGGCCATGCTGGCGGCCGGCCAGGGCGTGGGATCGGTTTCACTCGGATACGCCGAACAAGGAAACCGGTCCCAGGACATCGCGGCGGTCAGGGTCCTGCGCGAACTGGGCCAGAAGTATCTGGCGAACCTGGGATATCCAGGAGTTCAGGTCAACGTCGTGTTCCACCAGCACATGGCGGCGTTTCCGCAGGACCGGGCGCGGGCGGCGCAGTTGATCGTGGCCTCCGCGGCCACCGGCCGGCTGTCCGGTGCCTCGCGGCTGATCACCAAGACACCGGTCGAGGCGACCTCCATTCCGTCGGTGTCCGACAACCAGGAGGGCCTGCAGCTGAGCCGGCTGGGCGCGTTGGAGGCGAACGGCGTCGAGGTGGACGAGCGGACGGTCCGCGAGGAGGCCACCGTCCTGCGGGCCGAGGTTGATCAGATCCTCGAGAGCGTCCTCCTGGCCGGCGACGGCAGCCTCACGGACGGCGTGGTGAAGGCATTCGCGCTCGGCTATCTGGACGTGCCCTTCTCCCCCAGCGTCTACAACCGTGGCGAGGTCCTGACGGCCCGGGACGTCCAGGGCGCGGTGCGCTACCTGAACACCGGCCGGCTGAGGTTCTCCTCCGATGTGATCGAGTTCCATCGGAGCCGGATGAGCGAGCGTCGCAGGACGGAGCAGCCGCCCGTGCGAAGCGAATGGCAACTCGTCGAGCGAGATGTGCTGCGCATTCCATCGGGCCATTACCGTAAGTGGCCGCTCGACGCGTGA